One Zonotrichia albicollis isolate bZonAlb1 chromosome 25, bZonAlb1.hap1, whole genome shotgun sequence genomic window carries:
- the FBLIM1 gene encoding filamin-binding LIM protein 1 isoform X1 has product MASAMSPGKAEKRIASSIFITLVPPRRDVATKEKTQREPQAGGAEVPGTHRPQILLSPPQLPNGETHTVAPVPASPPVLPLSEVPQPLSMEPLGLALQQLELAAPATLQAPSTFPAELKPPTFSQEQAGKQQWQDVNGDPERDSSRDICAFCHKALGPREPTVEAMRKQYHPDCFTCRTCRRLLAGQRYFQRDGCPTCDTCFQATLEKCAKCQGLITEHIVRALGKGYHPSCFSCAACGRAIGTESFALDEQGDVYCVPDYYRKYAVVCSACQRPIVPHEDEDTYKIECLGRSFHESCYRCESCRMPLSPELTENGCYPLDDHLLCKSCHIHWRNESSC; this is encoded by the exons ATGGCTTCAGCGATGTCGCcagggaaagcagagaaaagaatcgCTTCATCCATCTTCATCACCCTCGTGCCACCACGGAGGGACGTGGCCACCAAGGAGAAAACCCAGCGGGAGCCGCAGGCAGGCGGTGCCGAGGTCCCCGGCACCCACCGGCCCCAGATCCTGCTGTCACCCCCCCAGTTACCCAACGGAG AAACCCACACGGTGGCCCCTGTACCTGCATCCCCACCAGTCCTGCCCCTCTCTGAGGTGCCCCAGCCCTTGTCCATGGAGCCGCTGGGtctggcactgcagcagctggagcttgcAGCACCTGCCACCCTCCAG GCCCcttccaccttccctgctgAATTGAAGCCACCCACATTTTCCCAGGAGCAAGCAGGcaagcagcagtggcaggatGTGAATGGGGACCCGGAGAGGGACAGCTCCAGAG ACATCTGTGCCTTCTGCCACAAGGCGCTGGGGCCGCGGGAGCCGACGGTGGAGGCGATGAGGAAGCAGTACCACCCTGACTGCTTCACCTGCCGCACGTGCCGCCGGCTCCTGGCTGGGCAGCGCTACTTCCAGAGAGACGGGTGCCCCACGTGTGACACCTGCTTCCAG GCCACGCTGGAGAAATGTGCCAAGTGCCAGGGGCTGATCACGGAGCACATTGTCCGTGCCCTGGGCAAGGGTTACCACCCCAGCTGCTTCTCCTGCGCTGCCTGTGGCCGGGCCATCGGCACTGAGAGCTTCGCCTTGGACGAGCAGGGTGATGTGTACTGCGTGCCTGACTACTACAG GAAATACGCTGTGGTGTGCAGCGCCTGCCAGCGCCCCATTGTCCCCCACGAGGACGAGGACACCTACAAGATCGAGTGCTTGGGACGCAGCTTCCATGAGAGCTGCTACCGCTGTGAG agctgcaggatgccCCTGTCACCGGAGCTGACAGAGAATGGGTGCTACCCCCTGGATGACCACCTCCTCTGCAAGTCCTGCCACATCCACTGGCGCAACGAGTCGTCCTGCTGA
- the FBLIM1 gene encoding filamin-binding LIM protein 1 isoform X2: protein MASAMSPGKAEKRIASSIFITLVPPRRDVATKEKTQREPQAGGAEVPGTHRPQILLSPPQLPNGETHTVAPVPASPPVLPLSEVPQPLSMEPLGLALQQLELAAPATLQEQAGKQQWQDVNGDPERDSSRDICAFCHKALGPREPTVEAMRKQYHPDCFTCRTCRRLLAGQRYFQRDGCPTCDTCFQATLEKCAKCQGLITEHIVRALGKGYHPSCFSCAACGRAIGTESFALDEQGDVYCVPDYYRKYAVVCSACQRPIVPHEDEDTYKIECLGRSFHESCYRCESCRMPLSPELTENGCYPLDDHLLCKSCHIHWRNESSC from the exons ATGGCTTCAGCGATGTCGCcagggaaagcagagaaaagaatcgCTTCATCCATCTTCATCACCCTCGTGCCACCACGGAGGGACGTGGCCACCAAGGAGAAAACCCAGCGGGAGCCGCAGGCAGGCGGTGCCGAGGTCCCCGGCACCCACCGGCCCCAGATCCTGCTGTCACCCCCCCAGTTACCCAACGGAG AAACCCACACGGTGGCCCCTGTACCTGCATCCCCACCAGTCCTGCCCCTCTCTGAGGTGCCCCAGCCCTTGTCCATGGAGCCGCTGGGtctggcactgcagcagctggagcttgcAGCACCTGCCACCCTCCAG GAGCAAGCAGGcaagcagcagtggcaggatGTGAATGGGGACCCGGAGAGGGACAGCTCCAGAG ACATCTGTGCCTTCTGCCACAAGGCGCTGGGGCCGCGGGAGCCGACGGTGGAGGCGATGAGGAAGCAGTACCACCCTGACTGCTTCACCTGCCGCACGTGCCGCCGGCTCCTGGCTGGGCAGCGCTACTTCCAGAGAGACGGGTGCCCCACGTGTGACACCTGCTTCCAG GCCACGCTGGAGAAATGTGCCAAGTGCCAGGGGCTGATCACGGAGCACATTGTCCGTGCCCTGGGCAAGGGTTACCACCCCAGCTGCTTCTCCTGCGCTGCCTGTGGCCGGGCCATCGGCACTGAGAGCTTCGCCTTGGACGAGCAGGGTGATGTGTACTGCGTGCCTGACTACTACAG GAAATACGCTGTGGTGTGCAGCGCCTGCCAGCGCCCCATTGTCCCCCACGAGGACGAGGACACCTACAAGATCGAGTGCTTGGGACGCAGCTTCCATGAGAGCTGCTACCGCTGTGAG agctgcaggatgccCCTGTCACCGGAGCTGACAGAGAATGGGTGCTACCCCCTGGATGACCACCTCCTCTGCAAGTCCTGCCACATCCACTGGCGCAACGAGTCGTCCTGCTGA